From Micromonospora carbonacea:
GCAGCGGCAGCCGGCGACACGGCGACGGCCGGGCGACCACGCGGGGTGCGTGGCCGCCCGGCCGTCGGGTGGTCGGCCCGGCCGGCGCCGGGCCGACCCGGTCAACCCTTGCCCACCTCGCAGAACCGGCCGCCGTGGAACAGCAGCGCGTCGCTGCTGTCACCCCGGCCGGTGCCGAGCACGGAGCCGAGGAAGATGGAGTGGTCGCCGCCGTCGTACACGGCCGCCAGCTTGCACTCCACCCAGGCCACGTTCCCGGACACGATCGGCGCCCCGGTGTGCGGTCCCGCCTCGCACGGCACCGTCTCGAACTCCCGCTCGTCGCGGGGCCGGCTGGAGCTGGCGAAGTAACGCGCCAGCCCCTCCTGGCCGGCGGCCAGGATCGACACCGCGAAGGAGCCCTGCGCCAGGACGGTGTCGTGCATGACCGAACTGCGCTTCACGCACACCAGCACCATCGCCGGGTCCAGCGACACCGAGGTGAACGCGTTCGCGGTCATGCCGTGCGGCAGGTCCCGGCCCGACGTCACCACCGTCACGCCGGTGGCGAACATCCCCATCACCGCCCGCAGCTCGGCGTGGTTGGCCGCCGTCGCCGGCGGGGCCGTCGTCACCGCGCCGACGGTCGGCCGCTGGTCCGCTCTGGTCACGGCTCAGCCCTCCCCGACGCCTTCGAGGACCTTGCGCTGGCCGCCCGCGGCGGGGGTCACCGCGTAGCGCGACAGCGCCGCCCGCAGCGTGTCCGGCACCCGGGTCGGCCGGGTGTCGGTGTTCGGGCCGCGCATGCACGCGATCCGCTGCCGCCCCCGGGCCACCAGCTCCTCGAAGCCGTCGCGCAGCCGCACGTAGTCGAAGGCGAAGCCGATCTGGGTCTGGGTGAGGTCCTCCAGCCGCATCCGGATCGACAGCTCGTCGAACGCGGTGATCTCGGTGAAGAACTCGCACTCGCACTTGAGGGTGAACAGCTTCAGGTCGTCGCGGATGTCCGCCAGGACCTCCGGCGCCTGGTCCCGCAGGAACATCTCCCGGCACCGGCCCTGCCAGCGCATGTAGTTGACGTAGTAGACGTTCCCGACGAGGTTGGTCTCCTCGAAACCGACCAGGTGTCGGTACTCGTAGTAGGACTCCATGACTTCACCTGCTTCCTTCCGCCAGCATCGTGAACACCACCGGGTCGGCGACGTCGTTGAGCGTGGTGACGAAGGTGGCGATGCGCGCCGCCCCCGACCGCAGGGCCACCCAGCCCGCCGTGCCGTTCGGCTCGGCCACCAGGTCGACCCGGGCGTGGCCGTTCTTGCGCAGGCACTCCACCGCGCCCCAGACCCGGGTGGCGGCGACCGACAGGTCCTCGCCCTGCTCCCGGGCCAGCAGCGTGGCCAGGGCCAGGCCGTCGGCGCCGATCAGCCCGGCCCACTCGTCGGCGGAGCGGGCCGCGGCCAACTCCACGTCGCAGCCCACCGCCGCCGAGACGCCGGCCACGGCGACGGTGACGCCGGCGGCGTGCGAGGCGGAGATCCGGACGTCGCCGTCGACCTCCGGCCTGCCGTCCGGCCGGTACCGCACCGTCGTCTCCGTGCCCAGCGCCCAGCTCACCGCGCGGGCGGTCTGCCGGCGGCGGGCCTGGGTGCCGGCGGCGTCGGAGTCGTCGGGCCGCACCACGACGCGCAGCTCGTCGGGCAGGAACGCGCCGACCCGCCGCTCCAGGTACGGGCCGACCAGCGCCGGCAGCCACGGCCCCGTGCCGTCCTGCTTGCGCACGGCGTGCAGGCGCAGCCCCTGCCACCGCTCGACGAGGTTGCCGTCGGCGTCGCAGACGTCCACGTCGTAGTGGTAGGTGTCGCCCTGGCGCAGCCGCTCCACCGCGTGGATGGTGACCGTGTCCAGGGTCGCGGCGACCTTCGGGTCGGCCAGGTGCAGCCGCTCGATCGCGCCCGGCAGCAGCGTCGCGTCGGGCACGCAGCACTGCAACGCGTGCATCACCGTGTCCCGGGTGCCCGGGTCGCCGAGGACCAGGTCGCCGGGGCGGTACCGGGCGAACCACGCGTCGACCGGCCGGTTGGACACCCGCGCCGTGCAGCTCTTCGCCGCCAGGTCCAAATAGCCCAGCAGGCGCTGGAACCGCCGGCCCTGGAACAGCACCGGGCCGTACAGGTCGCGGGCCGGGTCGATCGGCAGCAGCCCCGCCGCGGCGGTGCCCGGCCGGGCCTCGACCCGCAGCGGCCGGTCCCAGCGCAGCCGGGCCCGGAAGTGGTCGGCGGCGAAGTTGGTGTCGCTGCTGCGCACCACCGCCTCGACCGTGCCGTCGGCGGCGGCGAGCACCGCGATGCGGATCGTGTTGCTGCCCGTGGGCGGCACCACGATCGGCCGCAGCAGCTCGACGTCCTCCAGCACCGGGGCCTCGGTGCGCCCGGTGAGCGCCGACGCCGCCTGCGCCATCGCCTCCATGCCCAGCACGGCGGGGAAGAGCAGGTCCCCGTCGAGCAGGTGGTCGGCCAGGTAGAGGTCGTCGTCGGCGGTGAGGTCCGCGTCCACGACCAGCTCCACGCCCGGGTAGTGCACCTGCGGCCGGTCGACGAAGCGCAGCAGCGGCAGCTCGCGCCGCTCCAGCGTGACCGTCGCCAGGCCGTCGGCGCGGCCCATCACCACCAGCGCCTGCGGGGCCGCGGGGCTGGCCAGCACCTCCTTCAGCGTGGCGATGCCGGCCTCCACGGGGATCGGCGCGATGCCGTCGCGGGTGAGGGCCTCCAGCACCCCGAGCCGTTCGCCCATGCCGGCCCCGGACCACACCGACCACTCCAGGGCCAGGCACCGGATGTGCGGGTAGTCCTCGCCGACCTTGCGGGTCAGGTCGGTCATCCAGTCGTTGGCCGTGGCGTAGTGCCCCTCGCCGCGCAGCCCGGCCCGGCCGATGATGCTGCCGAAGGTGACCAGCAGCCGCAGCGTGTGCGGGTCGGTCGCGGCGAGCACGGCCTCCAGCCCGTCGATCTTCGGGGCGAGGGTCCGCCGGAACGTCGCCTCGTCGAGGTTGGCCACCGCCGTCGGCTCGTTGCGGCCGGCGCCGTGCAGCACGCCGGTCACCGGGCCGAGGACCCGCTCGATGTCGTTGACGGCGGCCTTCACCTCGTCCAGCGCGGTGATGTCCGCGCGGGCGTAGTGGAAGCGCACCCCGGCGGCGGTGAGCCGGTCGAGGTTGGCCGCCAGCTCGGCGTCGGTCGCCGGGTCGGAGCGGCCGATCAGGCCGACCGCCGCGAGGGTGTCCCGCCCCAGCGCCAGGGCGCACTCGGCGGTGATGCCCTTGCCGCCGCCGGTGACCAGCAGCACGTCCTCGACGCCCAGCCCCGGCCCGCCGTTGGGCGGCAGGGCCGCCGGCCGCAGCACGGGCACGTGCCGGTTGCCGTCGGCGTCGTAGTGGACCTCGCTGAACCCGGCGGTGGCCGCCACGTCGGCGACCACCCGGGTCACCGCGGCCGCGACCGCCTCCTCGGTGGGCTCGTCGACCAGCGGCAGGGTGACCACCGTGGTGACGATCTCGGGGTGTTCCTGGTGCAGCGTCTTGGCCAGGCCGGCGGCGGTGCGCCGGTCACCCACCGTCACGAACCGCGCGGCGCCGCCCTGCGCCAGCGCGGCCCGGGCGGCCCGCAGCAGCACCGGGATGTGCTCGGGCTGGCCGTCGCGCGGCAGGCACAGCAGCACGCCGCCGCCCACCCGGGCCTGGTGCAGCGCCGTGCGCAGCGGCTCGGCGAGCGGGTTGTGCCCGGCGGTGAACGCCTGCCACTCCCCGTCGGCCGGGGCGCCGACGCGCGGCCCCACCTCGGTGGGCACCAGGTCGACGGCGAACGCCCGCACCCACGGGGCCACCCCGGCGATCGACGCCGTCTGCTCGTCGCCGCCGGCCGCGCCGCCGGCGGCGTCGTCGAGGATCTGCGCGATCTCCGCCACCGTGGCGGTGGCGTAGCTGGAGGTCAGCGTCGGCGCGGCCACGTTGAGCTCCCGGGCGGCCTGGTTGACGATCTGGCCGACGGTGATCGAGCTGAGGTGCAGCTCGTCCAGCGGCCGGCTGTCCGGCCGCACCGCTTCCAGCGGCAGCTCGGCCCGCTCGGCGGCGAGCCGGCGCAGCAGCTCCAGGCTGTCGAGGGTCGCGCCGGGCCCGGACACCGCCACCGACGCACCGTCCGGCGCGGCCGCGACGGCGGCCAGCTCCTTCGCGGTACGGGCCACCGCGAAGTCCCCGGCCGGGGCCGACTCGGCGGGGCTGGCGAAGAACCGCAGCGGCCGGCCCGGCTCCAGCGGCCGGGCGAACCGGTCCTGGAACAGCGCCTCGTGGTTCACCGCCGCGCCCGCCGCGTACGCCGCCCCGACGGCGTTGAGCAGGCCCGCGAGGGAGAGGCTGTCGGTCTCCAGCGAGACCGTCGGCACCTCCGGGGCGATGTCGGCGGCCAGCCCGCGCAGCACCCGGCCCGGGCCGACCTCCAGCAGCAGGTCGGCGTCGTCGGCGAGGCGGCGCACCGCCTGGGTGAACCGCACCGGGTCCAGCACCTGCCGGCGCAGCAGCTCCGGCACGTCGGTGTCGGCCGGCAGCACGTCCCCGGTGACCGTGGAGACCATCGGCTGCGCCAGCGGCGCGAACCGCTCGCCGCTCAGGTGTTCGGCGAACGCGACCGCCGCCGGGGCGACGGCCTCGGAGTGGAAGGCGTGCGACACCGCGATCCGGGTCCAGAACAGCCCGGCCCGCTCGGCCGCCGCGCCGACCCGCAGCACCGCGTCGACCGGGCCGGAGACCACGGTCTGCTCCGGGCTGTTGTAGCCGGCGATGACCACCGGCGTGCCGGCCAGCAGCGGCTCCACCACCTCGGGGGCGGCGGAGATGCTGGCCATCGTGCCGTCGCCGGCGCTGGCGTCGGCCATGATCCGCCCCCGCGCCCCGGCGGTGGCGATGAGCGTCTGCTCGTCCATCGCGCCGGCCCAGTGCAGGGCGGTCAGCTCGCCGAGGCTGTGCCCGGCCGCGCCGGTGGCCCGGATGCCGAGCATCGACAGCGCCCGCAGGCCCGCGACCGACGCGGTCACGATCCGCGGCTGCGCCACGGCCGTGGCCACCAGGTCCGCGCCGGGCGGCGGCTGGTGCGCCTGGTAGAGGGCGTCGATCTCCTCGAACCGGCGGCGCAGCGCGCCGCCGTCGGCCCGCCGGCCCGCGCCCTGGCCGGGGAAGAGGAACCCGATCCGCGGGGCGGGGCCCGCCGCGCCGAGGAAGACGCCGCCGGCCGCGTCGATCACCCGCTGCTCGCCCGCGTCGACCAGCTCGACCAGCCGCTCCAGGCGCTGCCGCGCCTGCTCGGGCGAGGCGACGACCACCGCCGCCCGCACCGGCCGCCCGGCCAGCTTCCCGGCCAGGGTCACCGCCAGGTCGCCCAGCTCCGCGTACGACAGGCGGCCCACCCACGGCGCCAGGTCCGACAGCCGCGAGCCCAGCTCCTGCGGGGTGCGCGCGTCGAACAT
This genomic window contains:
- a CDS encoding flavin reductase family protein gives rise to the protein MTTAPPATAANHAELRAVMGMFATGVTVVTSGRDLPHGMTANAFTSVSLDPAMVLVCVKRSSVMHDTVLAQGSFAVSILAAGQEGLARYFASSSRPRDEREFETVPCEAGPHTGAPIVSGNVAWVECKLAAVYDGGDHSIFLGSVLGTGRGDSSDALLFHGGRFCEVGKG
- a CDS encoding acyl-CoA thioesterase — its product is MESYYEYRHLVGFEETNLVGNVYYVNYMRWQGRCREMFLRDQAPEVLADIRDDLKLFTLKCECEFFTEITAFDELSIRMRLEDLTQTQIGFAFDYVRLRDGFEELVARGRQRIACMRGPNTDTRPTRVPDTLRAALSRYAVTPAAGGQRKVLEGVGEG
- a CDS encoding type I polyketide synthase — translated: MSDRIAVVGIACRYPDAEDPNQLWENVLTGRRAFRRLPDERMNAEDYYSPDPAAPDRFYSAKAAVIEGFEFDRVKHRIAGSTFRSTDMTHWLALDTVARALADAGFADGEGLPLATTGVVIGNTLTGEFSRANLLRLRWPYVRRTVGAALREQGWDDAAVGSFLDELEPRYKAPFPPIDEDTLAGGLANTIAGRVCNHFDFKGGGYTVDGACSSSLLSVATACNALARGDLDAAVAGGVDLSIDPFEVIGFAKTGALATGEMRVYDRNSNGFWPGEGCGMLVLMRDEDAVARGLRRHAVIAGWGYSSDGKGGITRPEASGHRLAIRRAYERAGFGIDSVSYLEGHGTGTAVGDATELTAFTEARREADATAAPAAISTVKGNFGHTKAAAGVAGLLKAILAVRQQVIPPATGHVDPHPVLDVEQPALRVPATAELWPADKPIRAAVSSMGFGGINAHVVLESAESGRRTRIGTSTTALVRSRQDTELLMFDARTPQELGSRLSDLAPWVGRLSYAELGDLAVTLAGKLAGRPVRAAVVVASPEQARQRLERLVELVDAGEQRVIDAAGGVFLGAAGPAPRIGFLFPGQGAGRRADGGALRRRFEEIDALYQAHQPPPGADLVATAVAQPRIVTASVAGLRALSMLGIRATGAAGHSLGELTALHWAGAMDEQTLIATAGARGRIMADASAGDGTMASISAAPEVVEPLLAGTPVVIAGYNSPEQTVVSGPVDAVLRVGAAAERAGLFWTRIAVSHAFHSEAVAPAAVAFAEHLSGERFAPLAQPMVSTVTGDVLPADTDVPELLRRQVLDPVRFTQAVRRLADDADLLLEVGPGRVLRGLAADIAPEVPTVSLETDSLSLAGLLNAVGAAYAAGAAVNHEALFQDRFARPLEPGRPLRFFASPAESAPAGDFAVARTAKELAAVAAAPDGASVAVSGPGATLDSLELLRRLAAERAELPLEAVRPDSRPLDELHLSSITVGQIVNQAARELNVAAPTLTSSYATATVAEIAQILDDAAGGAAGGDEQTASIAGVAPWVRAFAVDLVPTEVGPRVGAPADGEWQAFTAGHNPLAEPLRTALHQARVGGGVLLCLPRDGQPEHIPVLLRAARAALAQGGAARFVTVGDRRTAAGLAKTLHQEHPEIVTTVVTLPLVDEPTEEAVAAAVTRVVADVAATAGFSEVHYDADGNRHVPVLRPAALPPNGGPGLGVEDVLLVTGGGKGITAECALALGRDTLAAVGLIGRSDPATDAELAANLDRLTAAGVRFHYARADITALDEVKAAVNDIERVLGPVTGVLHGAGRNEPTAVANLDEATFRRTLAPKIDGLEAVLAATDPHTLRLLVTFGSIIGRAGLRGEGHYATANDWMTDLTRKVGEDYPHIRCLALEWSVWSGAGMGERLGVLEALTRDGIAPIPVEAGIATLKEVLASPAAPQALVVMGRADGLATVTLERRELPLLRFVDRPQVHYPGVELVVDADLTADDDLYLADHLLDGDLLFPAVLGMEAMAQAASALTGRTEAPVLEDVELLRPIVVPPTGSNTIRIAVLAAADGTVEAVVRSSDTNFAADHFRARLRWDRPLRVEARPGTAAAGLLPIDPARDLYGPVLFQGRRFQRLLGYLDLAAKSCTARVSNRPVDAWFARYRPGDLVLGDPGTRDTVMHALQCCVPDATLLPGAIERLHLADPKVAATLDTVTIHAVERLRQGDTYHYDVDVCDADGNLVERWQGLRLHAVRKQDGTGPWLPALVGPYLERRVGAFLPDELRVVVRPDDSDAAGTQARRRQTARAVSWALGTETTVRYRPDGRPEVDGDVRISASHAAGVTVAVAGVSAAVGCDVELAAARSADEWAGLIGADGLALATLLAREQGEDLSVAATRVWGAVECLRKNGHARVDLVAEPNGTAGWVALRSGAARIATFVTTLNDVADPVVFTMLAEGSR